In the genome of Girardinichthys multiradiatus isolate DD_20200921_A chromosome 7, DD_fGirMul_XY1, whole genome shotgun sequence, one region contains:
- the LOC124871832 gene encoding olfactory receptor 11H2-like gives MDDQINITYIALSGYVELNKYRYFYFFIIFTLYVLTVCSNGTILYLIWIHKNLHEPMYIFIAALLFNGLLYSTNIYPKLLIDFLSEKPLISYSACILQFFVFYSVGCSEFLLLAAMAFDRYMAICKPLRYRNTMRKSTVNIFLILAWFVPACYLEAQAILSSKAKLCKFNLEGIFCNNNIYALHCVRSKTITVVGVVALLNVVILPMIFTVFTYANIFIISYKSSKPFSKTTAETCVPHLLVLTSYFCLMTYDVIIARVESDLPKIARFVMTMQIFVYHPLFNPFIYGFKMKEINKQFKSLFRSARTSQQ, from the coding sequence ATGGATGACCAGATAAACATTACCTACATAGCTCTGTCTGGGTATGTGGAACTGAACAAATAcagatatttttacttttttattatatttacattgtatgtttTAACCGTCTGTAGTAATGGTACTATTTTGTATCTCATCTGGATTCACAAAAACCTCCATGAGCCGATGTACATCTTCATTGCAGCTTTGTTATTTAATGGCCTTCTTTACAGTACTAATATTTATCCAAAGCTTTTGATTGATTTCTTATCAGAAAAACCGCTTATATCATATTCAGCttgcattttacagttttttgtgttttattctgtCGGTTGTTCAGAATTTTTACTGTTAGCAGCCATGGCCTTTGACAGATATATGGCAATATGTAAACCTCTCAGATATCGAAAtacaatgagaaaaagtacTGTGAATATTTTCCTGATTCTAGCTTGGTTTGTACCTGCTTGTTATCTTGAAGCACAAGCAATACTGAGTTCTAAAGCTAAATTATGTAAATTTAATTTGGAAGGAATATTTTGTAACAATAATATTTACGCACTTCATTGTGTAAGATCAAAAACAATTACTGTAGTTGGGGTTGTTGCTTTATTAAATGTTGTGATACTTCCTATGATCTTCACAGTTTTTACATATGCAAACATATTTATAATATCTTATAAAAGTTCTAAACCATTCAGTAAAACTACTGCTGAGACCTGTGTACCCCACCTGTTGGTTTTGACCAGCTACTTCTGTTTGATGACATATGATGTAATTATAGCTCGAGTGGAGTCAGATTTGCCAAAGATTGCACGGTTTGTAATGACAATGCAAATATTTGTGTATCATCCGTTGTTTAATCCGTTCATATAcggttttaaaatgaaagaaattaataaacaatttaaaagtctGTTCAGGTCAGCCAGAACCTCCcagcaataa